The following are encoded in a window of bacterium SCSIO 12643 genomic DNA:
- a CDS encoding T9SS type A sorting domain-containing protein, which yields MSTSLLFRWQATWGVAVGSQPALYRNSAGASFPYTIANMASITGSTASSGYYYFFYNWQVKELTCLSPRIKVDALVDICASVNENDLTNNVSIYPNPTQNEFNIAIPSILANKGLKATIINSVGQVVAITPLQTEKTLINTSNWAKGIYLIQIPLDGQVNTYRLIVD from the coding sequence ATGTCAACTTCACTTTTATTCAGATGGCAAGCTACTTGGGGTGTTGCTGTAGGTTCGCAACCTGCATTATACAGAAACAGTGCAGGAGCTTCATTCCCGTATACCATCGCAAACATGGCTTCGATTACCGGTTCTACAGCTAGTTCAGGATACTATTATTTCTTCTATAACTGGCAGGTTAAAGAATTGACCTGTCTCAGTCCAAGAATTAAGGTGGATGCTTTAGTAGACATTTGTGCAAGTGTCAATGAAAATGATTTGACCAACAATGTTTCAATCTACCCAAATCCTACACAAAACGAGTTTAACATTGCTATTCCATCAATTTTAGCTAATAAAGGATTAAAAGCAACGATTATCAATAGTGTGGGACAAGTGGTAGCCATTACTCCACTTCAAACTGAGAAAACATTAATCAATACCTCAAACTGGGCTAAAGGAATTTATTTAATTCAAATTCCATTAGATGGTCAGGTTAATACCTATCGACTCATTGTAGATTAG
- a CDS encoding RHS repeat-associated core domain-containing protein, with translation MISTTDYYPFGSVQSGRSYTSDAHRYGFNGMENDNEIKGTSNSLDFGARIYDPRIGRWLSLDPLASEYPEISDYCYVADNPVIFIDEGGKYIRLSFESKQAYDSYVKKVNASLEGQFEVKFNLVTDDRLGYNFEVELVAIGGGSVSNLSEKGKAFYDDFNSAVVGQYIARMEVVWGDAETNGGSWITGKLDMADVEAFDDAGEGGLMSAGVIIHETIEQYKKAEYGLDPGEMSNIPQEFWSTSYPPEYNEAHDNFAIPAENRVNGNIRINIFFYLEKNGDTTMQEFDESPELGVNKVKDFHFYDYPSY, from the coding sequence GTGATATCAACTACCGACTATTATCCTTTTGGCTCCGTACAATCCGGAAGATCTTATACTTCTGATGCGCATCGTTATGGGTTTAACGGTATGGAGAATGACAATGAAATCAAGGGAACAAGTAACTCTTTAGATTTTGGAGCGAGAATTTATGATCCTAGGATAGGGAGATGGTTGAGTTTAGATCCTTTGGCTAGCGAGTATCCTGAAATTAGTGATTATTGTTATGTTGCTGATAATCCAGTAATTTTTATTGATGAGGGAGGAAAGTATATTAGACTTTCATTTGAGTCAAAACAGGCATATGATTCATATGTGAAAAAGGTTAATGCATCATTGGAGGGGCAGTTTGAAGTTAAGTTTAATTTGGTTACAGATGATAGGTTAGGGTATAATTTTGAAGTTGAGTTAGTCGCGATTGGTGGAGGTAGCGTTAGTAATCTTAGTGAAAAAGGAAAAGCTTTTTATGATGATTTTAATAGTGCAGTTGTAGGTCAATATATAGCACGAATGGAAGTTGTATGGGGAGACGCTGAAACGAATGGAGGAAGTTGGATTACAGGTAAGTTAGATATGGCTGATGTGGAAGCTTTTGACGATGCTGGGGAAGGTGGACTTATGAGTGCAGGTGTAATAATTCATGAGACTATAGAACAATATAAGAAAGCAGAATATGGTTTAGATCCTGGAGAAATGTCCAATATTCCACAGGAATTCTGGAGTACGTCATATCCTCCAGAATATAATGAAGCTCATGATAATTTTGCTATTCCCGCTGAGAATAGGGTAAACGGTAATATACGAATTAACATATTCTTTTATTTGGAAAAAAATGGGGATACAACTATGCAAGAATTTGACGAATCTCCAGAGTTAGGGGTAAATAAAGTAAAGGATTTTCATTTTTACGATTATCCTAGTTATTAA
- a CDS encoding OmpH family outer membrane protein: MQRYSIIISALSLVLIVIFLSLYIGDTRKVGYVDNTRLLLDYNGYKEAQSDYEKKEAEWAKNLEELEKDLKASFIKYQSERESLSIERRKKEEEILNYKKNNLLEAKERYTENIQRENDRLMEEVSNQIEVYVERYAQEQGYELIVGITDQGNVLYSDKDKNITEELLIGLNGSYEGM; encoded by the coding sequence ATGCAGAGATACTCTATAATAATCAGCGCACTATCGTTGGTGCTAATCGTAATTTTTCTAAGTCTATATATAGGAGATACCCGAAAGGTTGGGTATGTGGATAACACTCGTTTGTTATTGGATTATAATGGGTATAAGGAAGCACAGTCGGATTATGAGAAGAAGGAAGCAGAGTGGGCGAAGAATCTGGAGGAATTAGAGAAGGATTTAAAAGCGTCTTTTATAAAGTATCAAAGTGAGCGAGAGAGTTTATCGATAGAGAGACGGAAGAAGGAAGAGGAGATATTAAATTACAAGAAGAATAATCTATTAGAAGCGAAGGAGCGATACACGGAGAATATCCAAAGGGAGAATGATCGTTTGATGGAGGAAGTATCAAATCAGATTGAGGTGTATGTAGAAAGGTATGCTCAGGAGCAGGGCTATGAACTTATTGTAGGAATCACGGATCAGGGGAATGTTTTGTATAGTGATAAGGACAAGAACATAACGGAGGAATTACTGATTGGATTGAATGGCAGTTATGAGGGGATGTAG
- a CDS encoding response regulator transcription factor, giving the protein MNINLFSNQPLISNSLADIIKKGAPNGSHCIFYAFETLNNNVDSNDIIVILESKINPLSYDNLRTLHKVTTKILFIKNPFSSLNTQSLYKIGIQNIITTEDSEVIFQNCLNAVKQNTPFLSPSILKEINLINLSQKHNLSDTEIKIIKMSWAEKRNQEIADFLCLSIRTIENKRVKIKEKYAVNSFTGVFKKAIKDGLIQI; this is encoded by the coding sequence ATGAATATTAACTTATTTTCAAATCAACCTCTAATATCCAATTCTTTAGCGGATATTATTAAAAAGGGGGCCCCAAATGGGTCTCATTGCATTTTTTATGCATTTGAGACTTTAAATAACAATGTCGATTCAAACGATATCATCGTCATTTTAGAAAGTAAAATAAACCCTCTTTCATATGATAACTTAAGGACACTTCATAAAGTAACAACAAAAATCCTTTTTATCAAAAACCCCTTTTCATCCTTAAACACGCAATCTTTATATAAAATTGGGATACAGAATATTATTACAACAGAAGATAGCGAAGTTATATTCCAAAATTGCTTAAACGCAGTTAAACAAAATACCCCTTTCCTATCTCCATCTATTCTCAAAGAAATCAATCTCATCAACCTATCCCAAAAGCACAATCTAAGTGATACAGAAATCAAAATCATAAAAATGTCATGGGCGGAAAAAAGGAATCAAGAAATTGCCGACTTCCTATGCCTAAGCATCAGAACAATAGAAAACAAACGAGTTAAAATAAAAGAAAAATACGCTGTAAACTCATTTACAGGCGTATTTAAAAAAGCAATAAAAGATGGACTTATTCAAATTTAG
- a CDS encoding type II secretion system protein, with the protein MDLFKFRSKKKKLKGWTLTEILIVLAIIGILVMLVLPNQTAVIGKAKAKEAQLQLDMVYKLQLSNFYERSKYSDDLKSIGFIQEKLVSQGGQANYKIELIEASNNHFKATATSVTDFDGDGSFNVWQIDHEKNLIEVIPD; encoded by the coding sequence ATGGACTTATTCAAATTTAGATCAAAGAAAAAGAAACTTAAAGGCTGGACATTAACAGAAATACTAATTGTATTAGCAATCATTGGAATCCTGGTCATGCTTGTATTACCAAATCAAACCGCTGTAATTGGAAAAGCAAAAGCAAAAGAAGCTCAATTACAATTAGATATGGTATATAAGTTACAACTTTCAAATTTTTATGAACGATCAAAGTATTCTGATGATTTAAAAAGCATTGGATTCATCCAGGAAAAACTGGTATCACAAGGAGGGCAAGCCAACTATAAAATAGAGTTAATAGAAGCCTCAAACAATCATTTCAAAGCAACTGCGACCTCAGTAACTGACTTTGATGGAGACGGATCATTTAACGTCTGGCAAATTGATCATGAAAAAAACCTAATTGAAGTAATACCCGATTAA
- a CDS encoding type II/IV secretion system protein has translation MIIPTEIIQTIDSKTAWKYSVVPIGITQNSITLISNTQPSSSLKFELELITGKSIELKKHDHDGFDEILKRHYPKHRNTKSIDIKNKELLMVNLIEEAKSLGSSDIHIEPYEQKARIRYRINGKLIEKFQIDKKDYPSLVNKLKIYARLDIAQKRLPQDGRILFKSESIQQELRVSTLPTLYGEKIVLRLLGNSSEHLDLDKIGMSPSQLSLYKKSIHKSTGIILISGPTGSGKTTTLYTTLKELNKVDNNIMTVEDPIEYTLEGVNQVQLRENINLTFAVALKSFLRQDPDIIMLGEIRDKETAQMAIRAALTGHLVLSTIHTNSAWGTINRLNDMGVPSFLIANTLNLSVAQRLVRILCSKCKIAHNNSEQKKHSKFGNYPSTYYDFSGCEDCNYTGFSGRQAIYELIENNDNSKNSIITNTDESNLSFVSPKDTLDYKAWQLFYNGLTTISEINSLIN, from the coding sequence ATGATTATTCCTACAGAAATAATTCAAACCATAGACTCTAAAACAGCCTGGAAATATAGTGTGGTTCCAATAGGAATTACGCAAAACTCCATAACTCTTATTTCTAATACACAACCTTCTAGTTCACTAAAATTTGAGCTCGAACTTATTACGGGAAAATCTATCGAGCTTAAAAAACATGATCATGATGGTTTTGACGAAATTCTAAAACGTCACTACCCAAAACATAGGAATACAAAATCAATCGACATTAAAAACAAAGAGCTTTTAATGGTCAACTTAATTGAAGAAGCAAAAAGCCTTGGCAGCTCAGATATCCATATTGAGCCTTATGAACAAAAAGCACGTATCAGATATAGAATTAATGGGAAATTGATTGAAAAATTTCAAATAGACAAGAAGGACTACCCATCATTAGTTAATAAACTAAAAATTTATGCGCGTTTGGATATCGCTCAAAAAAGATTACCACAAGATGGAAGAATCCTATTTAAATCAGAAAGTATACAACAAGAGCTTCGTGTTTCTACCCTACCGACACTATATGGAGAAAAAATTGTTCTAAGGTTACTCGGAAACTCCAGTGAGCATCTTGACTTAGATAAAATTGGAATGAGCCCATCTCAACTTTCATTGTATAAAAAATCGATTCATAAATCAACTGGAATTATTCTTATTTCCGGACCTACAGGATCTGGAAAAACGACAACATTATATACTACTCTGAAAGAATTAAACAAAGTCGATAATAACATTATGACCGTTGAAGACCCGATTGAATACACTCTGGAAGGGGTGAATCAAGTTCAATTACGAGAAAATATTAACCTCACATTCGCAGTTGCCCTAAAAAGCTTTTTAAGACAAGATCCCGATATTATCATGCTAGGTGAAATTAGGGATAAAGAAACTGCTCAAATGGCTATTCGCGCTGCATTAACAGGTCATTTAGTATTAAGTACAATTCATACCAATAGTGCCTGGGGAACAATAAATCGACTAAATGATATGGGAGTCCCGAGTTTCCTAATTGCCAACACCTTAAACTTATCTGTTGCGCAAAGGTTGGTGCGTATTCTATGTTCAAAATGTAAAATTGCACATAACAATAGTGAGCAAAAAAAACACTCCAAATTCGGAAATTACCCTTCAACGTATTATGATTTTTCAGGCTGCGAAGATTGTAATTATACAGGATTTTCAGGTCGTCAAGCGATTTATGAATTGATAGAAAACAATGACAATTCAAAAAATTCAATCATAACGAATACAGACGAATCCAACCTATCATTTGTCTCACCAAAAGACACCCTCGATTACAAAGCCTGGCAGTTATTTTATAATGGCTTAACCACAATCTCAGAAATAAACTCATTAATTAACTAG
- a CDS encoding PilN domain-containing protein — translation MNIFYKIAQFIDQYSNHTKSLEYQIYDTHSKWIGLHPNQVKQERMNKNSIFDKIQKFEFVNLTISGDHFLEKTYNNDFADYEQNFVQQFSTFSTQNALVNCYEINSDTSIAIFLPKFKLEPVIKELDENFIKISSIKISSSTTDNKNCIFQLIPNDITRNNEDRIYFSSFRKILFLGIIFSVILTSVLFLGVNLSEKIKNQHLSQNIDSNRSKNQLDSLQNVLKYQEQLIVQNSTYQKRYKYQILNEIALSTPEQITLTKLSLNPLTAKIRTDKPILFSNNTIHIKGFSDEIKSIYSWISKVNSSEWVTDIYIDEINENRENTNLTFSIIITISK, via the coding sequence GTGAACATTTTTTATAAAATAGCGCAGTTTATAGATCAATATTCTAACCATACCAAATCGTTAGAATATCAAATTTATGATACACATTCTAAATGGATTGGACTTCATCCGAATCAAGTAAAACAAGAACGGATGAATAAGAATAGCATTTTTGATAAAATACAAAAGTTTGAATTTGTTAACCTAACAATTTCAGGAGATCATTTTCTGGAAAAAACCTATAACAATGATTTTGCGGATTATGAGCAGAATTTCGTTCAACAATTTTCCACTTTCAGTACTCAAAACGCACTTGTCAATTGTTACGAAATTAACTCTGATACATCTATTGCTATTTTTCTACCAAAATTTAAACTAGAACCGGTAATAAAAGAATTGGATGAAAACTTCATTAAAATTTCATCTATAAAAATATCCTCCTCAACTACTGACAACAAAAATTGCATTTTTCAACTGATCCCGAATGACATCACACGTAACAATGAAGATAGAATATACTTTTCCAGTTTCCGAAAAATTCTATTTCTAGGGATTATTTTTTCAGTAATATTAACCTCAGTCCTATTTCTTGGTGTAAATCTTTCCGAGAAAATCAAAAATCAACATTTATCTCAAAATATTGATTCAAATAGATCAAAAAACCAATTGGACAGCTTACAAAATGTACTTAAATACCAAGAACAACTCATCGTCCAAAATTCAACATATCAAAAGAGGTATAAATATCAAATTTTAAACGAAATCGCATTATCTACTCCTGAACAAATCACCTTAACGAAATTAAGTCTAAATCCGCTTACTGCTAAAATAAGAACTGACAAGCCGATTCTATTCTCTAATAATACCATCCACATTAAAGGCTTTTCAGATGAAATAAAATCAATCTATAGTTGGATTTCGAAAGTTAACTCATCTGAATGGGTTACAGATATATATATAGATGAGATTAACGAAAATAGAGAAAACACCAATCTAACTTTTTCAATTATTATCACAATATCAAAATGA